In Candidatus Goldiibacteriota bacterium, the following proteins share a genomic window:
- a CDS encoding HD domain-containing protein, with translation MDSDEEVKQLKEYIKNLEVINEGLRQSFEELTTLYRLVDIIAEARTLERVLNSLLDLASEVIPCHGALLFLTDDSTGELDVALKRNISRKIENKINLQNKKKVIEWALKKGRTIALPDIEEEIDDSDKLTFVLVPLIAHDKPVGLLDLITETPEGDITSRDLSLLTILSKQAALAIENVKLYESMKKDEVNIIKALSTTVDAKDHYTSGHSQKVSEYGTHIAEELMLQEREIEIIKYAGLLHDIGKIGMPDEIIKKPSKLTEEEFLIIRDHPVIGAKIIKEIDSLAAIVPIILHHHERYDGKGYPDKLKGDEIPIGARIIHAADAFDTMVSARAYRDMLPAELAISELRKNSGTQFDPVIVDAFIRYLRKSAVFNG, from the coding sequence ATGGATTCTGATGAAGAAGTAAAGCAGCTTAAAGAATACATAAAAAACCTGGAAGTCATTAACGAAGGGTTAAGGCAGTCTTTTGAAGAACTGACAACCCTTTACAGGCTTGTTGATATTATCGCGGAAGCAAGGACGTTAGAGCGAGTCCTGAATTCACTTCTGGACCTTGCGTCAGAAGTTATTCCGTGCCACGGGGCCCTGCTGTTTTTAACTGATGATTCAACCGGCGAGCTTGATGTGGCTTTAAAACGTAATATCAGCAGAAAAATAGAGAACAAAATTAACCTGCAGAATAAAAAGAAAGTTATTGAATGGGCGTTAAAAAAAGGCAGGACAATAGCGCTGCCTGACATAGAAGAAGAAATTGACGACAGCGACAAGCTGACTTTTGTGCTTGTGCCTTTAATCGCGCATGATAAACCCGTGGGGCTTCTTGACCTGATAACCGAAACGCCGGAAGGCGATATCACCAGCAGGGATTTGTCGCTGCTTACAATTCTGTCCAAACAGGCGGCCCTGGCCATTGAAAATGTAAAACTTTATGAAAGCATGAAAAAGGACGAAGTTAATATAATAAAGGCGCTGTCCACGACTGTTGATGCCAAGGATCATTACACTTCGGGTCATTCCCAGAAAGTGTCGGAGTATGGAACCCACATCGCGGAAGAGCTGATGCTGCAGGAACGGGAAATAGAGATAATAAAATATGCCGGGCTTCTGCATGATATAGGAAAAATAGGAATGCCTGATGAAATTATTAAAAAACCTTCCAAGCTTACCGAAGAAGAATTTTTAATTATCAGGGATCACCCGGTGATAGGCGCGAAAATTATAAAAGAGATTGATTCCCTTGCGGCAATTGTCCCGATAATTCTGCACCATCATGAAAGGTACGATGGAAAAGGTTATCCGGATAAATTAAAAGGGGACGAAATACCCATCGGGGCCAGAATAATTCACGCGGCAGACGCTTTTGATACAATGGTTTCCGCAAGGGCTTACAGGGATATGCTTCCGGCTGAACTGGCCATTTCTGAATTAAGGAAAAATTCCGGAACCCAGTTTGACCCCGTGATAGTGGACGCTTTTATCAGATACCTGCGTAAAAGCGCGGTGTTTAATGGATAG
- a CDS encoding HDOD domain-containing protein, protein MDDKLHQQEEKIQRILERIKALPTLSVVVARVIQVVSNPLTSASDLSNIIMVDQALTAKVLRLANSAFYGFPFRIKNITQAVSILGFDTIRNLALTVSVHKIFTGDDRNAFFSHQEFWKHSVGVALCCSLLAKKIKYKSHESAFTAGLLHDIGKTFFEQYMHDEFVAALKDSAERKIPLYQSEKQIIGIDHQEVGRIMAEKWNLPHELQAGINFHHHPEDEQEENVMATIVNVANSLCNKKGLGNSGDTAVLPLSGDARALLNLDEKAEDELMAKLDAELNEAQAFFNMTSF, encoded by the coding sequence ATGGATGATAAACTTCACCAGCAGGAAGAAAAAATACAAAGGATTCTTGAACGGATAAAGGCACTTCCTACGCTCTCTGTTGTTGTGGCAAGGGTAATTCAGGTTGTTTCCAACCCGCTTACTTCTGCTTCTGATTTAAGCAACATAATAATGGTGGATCAGGCTTTAACCGCAAAGGTTTTAAGGCTTGCTAATTCGGCTTTTTACGGTTTTCCTTTCAGGATAAAAAATATCACGCAGGCGGTCTCTATTCTTGGGTTTGATACCATAAGAAACCTGGCGTTAACCGTATCAGTTCATAAGATTTTTACCGGTGATGACAGGAACGCTTTTTTCTCCCATCAGGAATTCTGGAAACACAGCGTGGGTGTGGCTTTGTGCTGCAGCCTGCTTGCCAAAAAAATTAAATATAAATCCCATGAAAGCGCTTTTACTGCAGGATTACTTCATGACATAGGCAAGACTTTCTTTGAACAGTACATGCACGATGAATTTGTGGCGGCGCTTAAAGATTCCGCGGAGAGAAAAATTCCTTTATATCAGTCAGAAAAACAGATAATAGGTATTGACCATCAGGAAGTGGGAAGGATAATGGCGGAAAAATGGAACCTGCCGCACGAACTTCAGGCGGGAATAAATTTTCACCATCACCCGGAAGATGAACAGGAAGAAAACGTAATGGCTACTATTGTCAATGTGGCAAACAGCCTGTGCAATAAAAAAGGGCTTGGCAATTCCGGAGACACGGCAGTACTGCCGTTAAGCGGCGATGCAAGGGCGCTTTTAAACCTTGATGAAAAAGCGGAAGATGAACTTATGGCAAAACTGGACGCGGAACTGAATGAAGCCCAGGCGTTTTTTAACATGACTTCATTCTGA
- the coaE gene encoding dephospho-CoA kinase (Dephospho-CoA kinase (CoaE) performs the final step in coenzyme A biosynthesis.), producing MKKSAKKKIIAITGYTGSGKTVAANFLREKGFVVIDVDEFVHSIYAPGCALYNALLKRYKKGILAKDLQIDRKRLGNIVFGSQEAYRDFIKLVYPAMNKALLKHINCLDEKLVILDMAVLFESGFYKKTDEIIYIKTDVNIWNKRVALFKRKKYKMIKSYQVLFPEPKKIAYSRYIIYNNKTKKDLCLKVLKAVNKISEGFNG from the coding sequence ATGAAAAAAAGCGCGAAAAAAAAGATAATAGCAATTACAGGTTATACGGGTTCGGGAAAGACCGTTGCCGCCAATTTTCTGCGTGAAAAAGGCTTTGTGGTGATAGATGTGGATGAATTTGTGCATTCCATATACGCGCCGGGGTGCGCTTTATATAACGCGCTTTTAAAAAGGTATAAAAAGGGAATACTTGCCAAAGACCTGCAGATAGACAGGAAAAGGCTTGGTAATATTGTTTTTGGTTCGCAAGAGGCTTACAGGGATTTCATTAAACTTGTATATCCGGCTATGAACAAAGCGCTTTTAAAGCATATTAACTGCCTTGATGAAAAGCTTGTAATTCTTGACATGGCTGTGCTGTTTGAAAGCGGCTTTTACAAAAAAACAGATGAGATTATATATATAAAGACGGATGTAAACATCTGGAATAAAAGAGTTGCTCTGTTTAAAAGGAAAAAATATAAGATGATAAAATCATACCAGGTTTTATTCCCGGAGCCGAAAAAGATTGCATATAGCAGGTATATAATTTATAATAATAAAACAAAAAAAGACCTTTGCCTAAAGGTGTTAAAGGCAGTAAATAAAATCAGCGAGGGCTTTAATGGATGA